Proteins found in one Canis aureus isolate CA01 chromosome 19, VMU_Caureus_v.1.0, whole genome shotgun sequence genomic segment:
- the SLC44A2 gene encoding choline transporter-like protein 2 isoform X2, translating into MEDERKDGAYGTPQKYDPTFKGPIYHRGCTDIICCVFLLLAIVGYVAVGIIAWTHGDPRKVIYPTDSRGEFCGQKGTKNANKPFLFYFNIVKCASPLVLLEFQCPTPQICVEKCPDRYLTYLNAQKSQDFEYYKQFCVPGFQNNKGVAEVLRDGDCPAVLIPSKPLARRCFPAIHAHKGVLMVGNETTYEDGHGFRKNITELVEGAKKANGVLEARQLAMRIFEDYTVSWYWIVIGLVIAMLMSLLFIVLLRFLAGIMVWVMIIMVILVLGYGIFHCYMEYMRLRGEAGSDISLVDLGFQTDLRVYLHLRQTWMAFMIILSILEVIIILLLIFLRKRILIAIALIKEASRAVGYVMCSLLYPLVTFLLLCLCIAYWASTAVFLSTSNEAVYKIFDDGTCQFAGKTCNPETFASSNESRLCPGAHCQFAFYGGESGYHRALLGLQIFNAFMFFWLANFVLALGQVTLAGAFASYYWALHKPDDLPAFPLFSAFGRALRYHTGSLAFGALILAIVQIIRVMLEYLDQRLKAAENKFAKFLMTCLKCCFWCLEKFIRFLNRNAYIMIAIYGTNFCTSARNAFFLLMRNIIRVAVLDKVTDFLFLLGKLLIVGSVGILAFFFFTHRIRIVQDTAPPLNYYWVPILTVIIGSYLIAHGFFSVYGMCVDTLFLCFCEDLERNDGSQERPYFMSPELRDILLKGSAEEEGKRAEVEE; encoded by the exons GGGCTGCACAGACATCATCTGCTGTGTGTTCCTCCTCCTGGCCATTGTGGGCTATGTGGCTGTAGGCATCATAG CCTGGACCCATGGGGACCCTCGGAAGGTGATCTACCCTACTGATAGCCGAGGCGAGTTCTGCGGGCAGAAGGGCACAAAAAATGC GAACAAACCCTTCCTGTTTTATTTCAACATCGTGAAGTGTGCCAGCCCCCTGGTCCTGCTGGAATTCCAGTGTCCCACCCCTCAG ATCTGCGTGGAGAAGTGCCCTGACCGTTACCTCACCTACCTGAACGCTCAGAAATCCCAGGACTTTGAATATTACAAGCAGTTCTGTGTGCCTGGCTTCCAGAACAACAAG GGTGTGGCTGAAGTGCTTCGGGATGGCGACTGCCCTGCTGTACTCATCCCCAGCAAACCTT TGGCCCGGCGATGCTTCCCAGCCATCCACGCCCACAAGGGGGTCCTCATGGTGGGCAATGAGACGACCTACGAGGATGGGCATGGCTTTCGAAAAAACATCACAGAGCTGGTGGAGGGAGCCAA GAAGGCCAACGGGGTCCTGGAGGCCCGGCAGCTGGCCATGCGGATATTTGAAGATTACACGGTCTCCTGGTACTGGATAGTCAT AGGCCTGGTCATCGCTATGCTGATGAGCCTCCTCTTCATCGTCCTGCTCCGCTTCCTGGCCGGCATCATGGTCTGGGTGATGATCATCATGGTGATTCTGGTGCTGGGCTATG GAATATTTCACTGCTACATGGAGTACATGCGACTGCGAGGCGAGGCCGGCTCTGACATCTCCCTGGTGGACCTTGGCTTCCAGACCGACCTTCGCGTGTACCTGCATTTGCGGCAGACGTGGATGGCCTTCA TGATCATTCTGAGCATCCTTGAGGTCATTATCATCTTGCTGCTCATCTTTCTGCGGAAGAGAATTCTCATCGCCATCGCGCTCATCAAAGAAGCCAGCAG GGCTGTGGGATACGTGATGTGCTCCCTGCTATACCCACTGGTCACCTTTCTCCTGCTGTGCCTTTGCATCGCCTACTGGGCCAGCACTGCTGT CTTCCTGTCCACTTCCAACGAAGCGGTCTATAAGATCTTTGATGACGGCACCTGCCAATTTGCTGGGAAAACCTGCAACCCTGAG ACCTTCGCCTCCTCCAACGAATCCCGCCTGTGCCCTGGTGCCCACTGCCAGTTTGCCTTCTACGGTGGTGAGTCGGGCTACCATCGGGCCCTGCTGGGCCTGCAGATCTTCAATGCCTTCATGTTCTTCTGGCTGGCCAACTTCGTGCTGGCCCTGGGCCAGGTCACACTAGCTGGGGCCTTCGCCTCCTACTACTGGGCCCTGCACAAGCCAGATGACCTGCCTGCTTTCCCACTCTTCTCTGCCTTTGGCCGGGCACTCAG GTACCACACAGGCTCCTTAGCCTTTGGTGCCCTCATTCTGGCCATTGTGCAGATCATCCGAGTGATGCTTGAGTACCTGGATCAGCGCCTGAAAG CTGCAGAGAACAAGTTCGCCAAGTTCCTCATGACATGTCTCAAATGCTGTTTCTGGTGCCTGGAGAAATTCATCAGATTCCTCAACAGGAATGCCTACATCATG ATTGCCATCTACGGCACCAACTTCTGCACCTCGGCCAGGAATGCCTTCTTCCTGCTGATGAGAAACATCATCAG AGTGGCCGTCCTCGACAAAGTTACTGACTTCCTTTTCCTGTTGGGCAAACTTCTGATTGTGGGGAGCGTGG ggatcctggctttcttctttttcactcaCCGGATCAGGATTGTGCAGGACACAGCACCACCCCTCAATTATTACTGGGTCCCTATACTG ACGGTGATCATCGGCTCCTACCTGATTGCCCATGGCTTCTTCAGTGTCTACGGCATGTGTGTGGACACgttgttcctctgcttct gtgaggacctggaAAGGAATGACGGCTCTCAGGAGCGACCCTACTTCATGTCGCCCGAGCTGAGAGACATCCTGTTGAAGGGGAGTgcggaggaggaggggaagcggGCAGAAGTCGAGGAGTag
- the SLC44A2 gene encoding choline transporter-like protein 2 isoform X1, with amino-acid sequence MGGERQHYYGKHGTPQKYDPTFKGPIYHRGCTDIICCVFLLLAIVGYVAVGIIAWTHGDPRKVIYPTDSRGEFCGQKGTKNANKPFLFYFNIVKCASPLVLLEFQCPTPQICVEKCPDRYLTYLNAQKSQDFEYYKQFCVPGFQNNKGVAEVLRDGDCPAVLIPSKPLARRCFPAIHAHKGVLMVGNETTYEDGHGFRKNITELVEGAKKANGVLEARQLAMRIFEDYTVSWYWIVIGLVIAMLMSLLFIVLLRFLAGIMVWVMIIMVILVLGYGIFHCYMEYMRLRGEAGSDISLVDLGFQTDLRVYLHLRQTWMAFMIILSILEVIIILLLIFLRKRILIAIALIKEASRAVGYVMCSLLYPLVTFLLLCLCIAYWASTAVFLSTSNEAVYKIFDDGTCQFAGKTCNPETFASSNESRLCPGAHCQFAFYGGESGYHRALLGLQIFNAFMFFWLANFVLALGQVTLAGAFASYYWALHKPDDLPAFPLFSAFGRALRYHTGSLAFGALILAIVQIIRVMLEYLDQRLKAAENKFAKFLMTCLKCCFWCLEKFIRFLNRNAYIMIAIYGTNFCTSARNAFFLLMRNIIRVAVLDKVTDFLFLLGKLLIVGSVGILAFFFFTHRIRIVQDTAPPLNYYWVPILTVIIGSYLIAHGFFSVYGMCVDTLFLCFCEDLERNDGSQERPYFMSPELRDILLKGSAEEEGKRAEVEE; translated from the exons GGGCTGCACAGACATCATCTGCTGTGTGTTCCTCCTCCTGGCCATTGTGGGCTATGTGGCTGTAGGCATCATAG CCTGGACCCATGGGGACCCTCGGAAGGTGATCTACCCTACTGATAGCCGAGGCGAGTTCTGCGGGCAGAAGGGCACAAAAAATGC GAACAAACCCTTCCTGTTTTATTTCAACATCGTGAAGTGTGCCAGCCCCCTGGTCCTGCTGGAATTCCAGTGTCCCACCCCTCAG ATCTGCGTGGAGAAGTGCCCTGACCGTTACCTCACCTACCTGAACGCTCAGAAATCCCAGGACTTTGAATATTACAAGCAGTTCTGTGTGCCTGGCTTCCAGAACAACAAG GGTGTGGCTGAAGTGCTTCGGGATGGCGACTGCCCTGCTGTACTCATCCCCAGCAAACCTT TGGCCCGGCGATGCTTCCCAGCCATCCACGCCCACAAGGGGGTCCTCATGGTGGGCAATGAGACGACCTACGAGGATGGGCATGGCTTTCGAAAAAACATCACAGAGCTGGTGGAGGGAGCCAA GAAGGCCAACGGGGTCCTGGAGGCCCGGCAGCTGGCCATGCGGATATTTGAAGATTACACGGTCTCCTGGTACTGGATAGTCAT AGGCCTGGTCATCGCTATGCTGATGAGCCTCCTCTTCATCGTCCTGCTCCGCTTCCTGGCCGGCATCATGGTCTGGGTGATGATCATCATGGTGATTCTGGTGCTGGGCTATG GAATATTTCACTGCTACATGGAGTACATGCGACTGCGAGGCGAGGCCGGCTCTGACATCTCCCTGGTGGACCTTGGCTTCCAGACCGACCTTCGCGTGTACCTGCATTTGCGGCAGACGTGGATGGCCTTCA TGATCATTCTGAGCATCCTTGAGGTCATTATCATCTTGCTGCTCATCTTTCTGCGGAAGAGAATTCTCATCGCCATCGCGCTCATCAAAGAAGCCAGCAG GGCTGTGGGATACGTGATGTGCTCCCTGCTATACCCACTGGTCACCTTTCTCCTGCTGTGCCTTTGCATCGCCTACTGGGCCAGCACTGCTGT CTTCCTGTCCACTTCCAACGAAGCGGTCTATAAGATCTTTGATGACGGCACCTGCCAATTTGCTGGGAAAACCTGCAACCCTGAG ACCTTCGCCTCCTCCAACGAATCCCGCCTGTGCCCTGGTGCCCACTGCCAGTTTGCCTTCTACGGTGGTGAGTCGGGCTACCATCGGGCCCTGCTGGGCCTGCAGATCTTCAATGCCTTCATGTTCTTCTGGCTGGCCAACTTCGTGCTGGCCCTGGGCCAGGTCACACTAGCTGGGGCCTTCGCCTCCTACTACTGGGCCCTGCACAAGCCAGATGACCTGCCTGCTTTCCCACTCTTCTCTGCCTTTGGCCGGGCACTCAG GTACCACACAGGCTCCTTAGCCTTTGGTGCCCTCATTCTGGCCATTGTGCAGATCATCCGAGTGATGCTTGAGTACCTGGATCAGCGCCTGAAAG CTGCAGAGAACAAGTTCGCCAAGTTCCTCATGACATGTCTCAAATGCTGTTTCTGGTGCCTGGAGAAATTCATCAGATTCCTCAACAGGAATGCCTACATCATG ATTGCCATCTACGGCACCAACTTCTGCACCTCGGCCAGGAATGCCTTCTTCCTGCTGATGAGAAACATCATCAG AGTGGCCGTCCTCGACAAAGTTACTGACTTCCTTTTCCTGTTGGGCAAACTTCTGATTGTGGGGAGCGTGG ggatcctggctttcttctttttcactcaCCGGATCAGGATTGTGCAGGACACAGCACCACCCCTCAATTATTACTGGGTCCCTATACTG ACGGTGATCATCGGCTCCTACCTGATTGCCCATGGCTTCTTCAGTGTCTACGGCATGTGTGTGGACACgttgttcctctgcttct gtgaggacctggaAAGGAATGACGGCTCTCAGGAGCGACCCTACTTCATGTCGCCCGAGCTGAGAGACATCCTGTTGAAGGGGAGTgcggaggaggaggggaagcggGCAGAAGTCGAGGAGTag
- the SLC44A2 gene encoding choline transporter-like protein 2 isoform X3 has translation MGGERQHYYGKHGTPQKYDPTFKGPIYHRGCTDIICCVFLLLAIVGYVAVGIIAWTHGDPRKVIYPTDSRGEFCGQKGTKNANKPFLFYFNIVKCASPLVLLEFQCPTPQICVEKCPDRYLTYLNAQKSQDFEYYKQFCVPGFQNNKGVAEVLRDGDCPAVLIPSKPLARRCFPAIHAHKGVLMVGNETTYEDGHGFRKNITELVEGAKKANGVLEARQLAMRIFEDYTVSWYWIVIGLVIAMLMSLLFIVLLRFLAGIMVWVMIIMVILVLGYGIFHCYMEYMRLRGEAGSDISLVDLGFQTDLRVYLHLRQTWMAFMIILSILEVIIILLLIFLRKRILIAIALIKEASRAVGYVMCSLLYPLVTFLLLCLCIAYWASTAVFLSTSNEAVYKIFDDGTCQFAGKTCNPETFASSNESRLCPGAHCQFAFYGGESGYHRALLGLQIFNAFMFFWLANFVLALGQVTLAGAFASYYWALHKPDDLPAFPLFSAFGRALRYHTGSLAFGALILAIVQIIRVMLEYLDQRLKAAENKFAKFLMTCLKCCFWCLEKFIRFLNRNAYIMIAIYGTNFCTSARNAFFLLMRNIIRVAVLDKVTDFLFLLGKLLIVGSVGILAFFFFTHRIRIVQDTAPPLNYYWVPILTVIIGSYLIAHGFFSVYGMCVDTLFLCFLEDLERNDGSAERPYFMSPNLKRLLNKTNKKLAES, from the exons GGGCTGCACAGACATCATCTGCTGTGTGTTCCTCCTCCTGGCCATTGTGGGCTATGTGGCTGTAGGCATCATAG CCTGGACCCATGGGGACCCTCGGAAGGTGATCTACCCTACTGATAGCCGAGGCGAGTTCTGCGGGCAGAAGGGCACAAAAAATGC GAACAAACCCTTCCTGTTTTATTTCAACATCGTGAAGTGTGCCAGCCCCCTGGTCCTGCTGGAATTCCAGTGTCCCACCCCTCAG ATCTGCGTGGAGAAGTGCCCTGACCGTTACCTCACCTACCTGAACGCTCAGAAATCCCAGGACTTTGAATATTACAAGCAGTTCTGTGTGCCTGGCTTCCAGAACAACAAG GGTGTGGCTGAAGTGCTTCGGGATGGCGACTGCCCTGCTGTACTCATCCCCAGCAAACCTT TGGCCCGGCGATGCTTCCCAGCCATCCACGCCCACAAGGGGGTCCTCATGGTGGGCAATGAGACGACCTACGAGGATGGGCATGGCTTTCGAAAAAACATCACAGAGCTGGTGGAGGGAGCCAA GAAGGCCAACGGGGTCCTGGAGGCCCGGCAGCTGGCCATGCGGATATTTGAAGATTACACGGTCTCCTGGTACTGGATAGTCAT AGGCCTGGTCATCGCTATGCTGATGAGCCTCCTCTTCATCGTCCTGCTCCGCTTCCTGGCCGGCATCATGGTCTGGGTGATGATCATCATGGTGATTCTGGTGCTGGGCTATG GAATATTTCACTGCTACATGGAGTACATGCGACTGCGAGGCGAGGCCGGCTCTGACATCTCCCTGGTGGACCTTGGCTTCCAGACCGACCTTCGCGTGTACCTGCATTTGCGGCAGACGTGGATGGCCTTCA TGATCATTCTGAGCATCCTTGAGGTCATTATCATCTTGCTGCTCATCTTTCTGCGGAAGAGAATTCTCATCGCCATCGCGCTCATCAAAGAAGCCAGCAG GGCTGTGGGATACGTGATGTGCTCCCTGCTATACCCACTGGTCACCTTTCTCCTGCTGTGCCTTTGCATCGCCTACTGGGCCAGCACTGCTGT CTTCCTGTCCACTTCCAACGAAGCGGTCTATAAGATCTTTGATGACGGCACCTGCCAATTTGCTGGGAAAACCTGCAACCCTGAG ACCTTCGCCTCCTCCAACGAATCCCGCCTGTGCCCTGGTGCCCACTGCCAGTTTGCCTTCTACGGTGGTGAGTCGGGCTACCATCGGGCCCTGCTGGGCCTGCAGATCTTCAATGCCTTCATGTTCTTCTGGCTGGCCAACTTCGTGCTGGCCCTGGGCCAGGTCACACTAGCTGGGGCCTTCGCCTCCTACTACTGGGCCCTGCACAAGCCAGATGACCTGCCTGCTTTCCCACTCTTCTCTGCCTTTGGCCGGGCACTCAG GTACCACACAGGCTCCTTAGCCTTTGGTGCCCTCATTCTGGCCATTGTGCAGATCATCCGAGTGATGCTTGAGTACCTGGATCAGCGCCTGAAAG CTGCAGAGAACAAGTTCGCCAAGTTCCTCATGACATGTCTCAAATGCTGTTTCTGGTGCCTGGAGAAATTCATCAGATTCCTCAACAGGAATGCCTACATCATG ATTGCCATCTACGGCACCAACTTCTGCACCTCGGCCAGGAATGCCTTCTTCCTGCTGATGAGAAACATCATCAG AGTGGCCGTCCTCGACAAAGTTACTGACTTCCTTTTCCTGTTGGGCAAACTTCTGATTGTGGGGAGCGTGG ggatcctggctttcttctttttcactcaCCGGATCAGGATTGTGCAGGACACAGCACCACCCCTCAATTATTACTGGGTCCCTATACTG ACGGTGATCATCGGCTCCTACCTGATTGCCCATGGCTTCTTCAGTGTCTACGGCATGTGTGTGGACACgttgttcctctgcttct TGGAGGACCTGGAGAGGAATGATGGCTCAGCCGAGAGGCCTTACTTCATGTCTCCCAACCTTAAGAGGCTCTTGAACAAGACCAACAAGAAGCTGGCGGAGTCCTAA